Proteins encoded by one window of Dioscorea cayenensis subsp. rotundata cultivar TDr96_F1 chromosome 6, TDr96_F1_v2_PseudoChromosome.rev07_lg8_w22 25.fasta, whole genome shotgun sequence:
- the LOC120264006 gene encoding probable carboxylesterase 12 — protein sequence MAEDLDNQIDQDFSPLLRIYKSGRVERLLGSEVVTPSTDPSTGVSSKDLLIDPTTGLSVRLYLPAGHPHPDPNLPLLIYFHGGAFCVESASSPTYHNYLNALVARSNITVVSVDYRRAPEHPLPAAYDDSWAVLRWAANLADFKRVFLAGDSAGANIAHRMAMMAGNEGSDLGMKIKGMALIHSYFWGRDALEGESEDLKFREGMERMWRFVCPSTTEGTDDVWANPLREPVERLARLGCQKVMVWVAEKDILRTRGVAYCEALKKSGWNGDVKLGEHEGQGHCFHLLDPQSQQALEFLEDFGKFLNQE from the coding sequence ATGGCGGAAGATCTAGACAACCAAATCGACCAAGACTTCTCTCCCCTCCTCCGCATCTACAAGAGCGGCCGCGTCGAGCGCTTGCTCGGCAGTGAAGTCGTTACCCCCTCCACCGACCCCTCCACCGGCGTCTCCTCCAAAGACCTTCTCATCGACCCCACCACCGGCCTCTCCGTCCGTCTCTACCTCCCCGCCGGCCACCCACACCCCGACCCCAACCTCCCCCTCCTCATCTACTTCCATGGCGGCGCCTTCTGCGTCGAGAGCGCCTCTTCCCCCACATACCACAACTACCTCAACGCCCTCGTCGCCAGATCCAACATCACCGTTGTCTCCGTCGACTACCGCCGCGCACCGGAGCACCCTCTCCCCGCCGCCTACGATGATTCCTGGGCCGTGCTTCGCTGGGCCGCTAACCTTGCAGATTTCAAGCGTGTGTTCCTCGCCGGTGACAGCGCCGGCGCCAACATTGCGCATCGGATGGCGATGATGGCCGGAAATGAAGGTTCAGATCTGGGAATGAAAATCAAAGGTATGGCTTTAATTCACTCTTACTTCTGGGGAAGGGATGCATTGGAAGGGGAAAGCGAGGATCTGAAGTTCAGGGAAGGGATGGAGAGAATGTGGAGGTTTGTGTGCCCGTCGACGACGGAGGGTACGGACGATGTGTGGGCGAATCCACTGAGGGAGCCGGTGGAGAGGCTGGCGAGGTTAGGGTGTCAGAAGGTGATGGTGTGGGTGGCTGAGAAGGATATCTTAAGAACGAGAGGAGTTGCGTACTGTGAAGCGTTGAAGAAGAGTGGTTGGAATGGAGATGTGAAGCTTGGGGAGCATGAAGGACAGGGCCATTGTTTTCATCTACTGGATCCTCAGTCTCAGCAGGCTTTGGAGTTTTTGGAGGATTTCGGAAAGTTTTTGAATCAAGAGTAG